In Bacillus sp. DX3.1, the following proteins share a genomic window:
- the sdhB gene encoding succinate dehydrogenase iron-sulfur subunit — protein MSEKTIRLIVTRQDGPNAQPFDQEFEIPYRPNMNIISALMEIRRNPVDVKGNDTTPVAWDMNCLEEVCGACSMVINGKPRQSCTALIDKLEQPVRIKPMKTFPVVRDLQVDRSRMFNALKRVKAWVPIDGTYDLGPGPRMPEKKRQWAYELSKCMTCGVCLESCPNVNSKSDFIGPAPLSQARLFNSHPTGEMHKADRLRAIMGDGGLANCGNSQNCVQSCPKGIPLTTSIAALNRDTTIQSFKDFFGSDNNY, from the coding sequence ATGTCTGAGAAAACAATCCGCCTCATCGTTACGAGACAAGATGGACCAAATGCACAACCGTTTGATCAAGAATTTGAAATTCCATATCGTCCAAATATGAATATTATTTCGGCTCTTATGGAAATTCGCCGTAACCCTGTTGATGTAAAAGGAAATGATACAACTCCTGTTGCATGGGATATGAACTGTTTAGAAGAAGTATGTGGTGCTTGTTCCATGGTAATTAACGGTAAACCACGTCAATCATGTACAGCGCTTATCGATAAATTAGAACAACCAGTTCGTATAAAACCGATGAAGACATTCCCGGTAGTACGTGATTTACAAGTTGATCGTAGTCGTATGTTTAATGCTTTAAAACGTGTTAAGGCTTGGGTTCCAATTGATGGTACGTATGACTTAGGACCAGGACCAAGAATGCCAGAGAAAAAGCGTCAATGGGCATATGAACTTTCAAAATGTATGACATGTGGTGTTTGCTTAGAATCATGTCCGAACGTAAACAGCAAATCGGACTTTATTGGACCAGCACCGCTTTCACAAGCTCGTTTGTTTAATTCACATCCAACTGGTGAAATGCATAAAGCAGATCGCTTACGTGCAATTATGGGTGATGGTGGCCTTGCAAACTGTGGTAACTCACAAAACTGTGTGCAATCTTGTCCAAAAGGTATTCCGTTAACAACATCAATTGCAGCATTAAACCGTGATACAACGATTCAATCATTTAAAGACTTCTTTGGTAGCGACAATAACTATTAA
- the sdhA gene encoding succinate dehydrogenase flavoprotein subunit, producing MKGKLIVVGGGLAGLMATIKAAEAGVNVELFSLVPVKRSHSVCAQGGINGAVNTKGEGDSPWIHFDDTIYGGDFLANQPPVKAMCEAAPGIIHLMDRMGVMFNRTEEGLLDFRRFGGTQHHRTAFAGATTGQQLLYALDEQVRRHEVAGLVTKYEGWDFLRAVIDDEGVCRGIVAQDLQSMEIKSFQADAVIMATGGPGIIFGKSTNSIINTGTAASTVYQQGAYYANGEFIQIHPTAIPGDDKLRLMSESARGEGGRVWTYKDGKPWYFLEEKYPAYGNLVPRDIATREIFDVCVEQKLGINGENMVYLDLSHKDPKELDIKLGGIIEIYEKFTGDDPRKLPMKIFPAVHYSMGGLWVDYKQMTSIPGLFAAGECDYSMHGGNRLGANSLLSAIYGGMVAGPNAIEYMKGLAKSSDAVSSALYEQNELIETEKFNNILSLNGNENAYVLHKELGEWMTDNVTVVRENKKLLETDDKIQELIQRYKRININDTAKWSNQGASFTRQLENMLQLARVITIGAYNRNESRGAHYKPEFPNRDDDNFLKTTMAKFEGAEHAPAFHYEDVDISLIKPRKRDYSSKHDVAAKGEEKGDKQHV from the coding sequence ATGAAAGGGAAACTTATAGTAGTCGGCGGTGGCTTAGCCGGCTTAATGGCAACGATTAAGGCAGCAGAAGCAGGAGTAAACGTGGAACTATTCTCTTTAGTACCGGTGAAACGTTCTCATTCTGTATGCGCGCAAGGTGGTATTAACGGTGCCGTAAATACGAAAGGTGAAGGGGATTCTCCATGGATCCACTTTGATGATACAATTTATGGTGGTGACTTCTTAGCGAACCAACCGCCGGTTAAAGCGATGTGTGAAGCAGCGCCTGGTATTATTCATTTAATGGACCGCATGGGTGTTATGTTCAACCGTACAGAAGAAGGACTTCTTGATTTCCGTCGCTTCGGGGGAACACAGCATCACCGTACAGCATTTGCTGGTGCGACAACTGGTCAACAATTATTGTACGCATTAGATGAGCAAGTACGTCGTCATGAAGTAGCAGGACTTGTAACGAAATATGAAGGTTGGGATTTCTTACGTGCTGTTATTGATGATGAGGGTGTATGCCGCGGAATCGTTGCGCAAGACTTACAATCTATGGAGATTAAAAGTTTCCAAGCTGATGCCGTGATTATGGCAACAGGGGGCCCTGGTATCATCTTCGGAAAATCGACAAACTCTATTATTAATACAGGTACAGCAGCATCTACTGTATATCAACAAGGTGCATATTATGCAAATGGTGAGTTCATTCAAATTCACCCAACTGCAATTCCTGGGGACGATAAATTACGTCTGATGAGTGAATCAGCACGTGGTGAAGGTGGACGCGTTTGGACGTATAAAGACGGTAAACCATGGTACTTCTTAGAAGAAAAATATCCTGCATACGGAAACCTTGTACCTCGTGATATCGCAACGCGTGAAATCTTTGACGTGTGCGTAGAACAAAAGCTAGGCATTAACGGAGAAAACATGGTATATCTAGATCTTTCTCATAAAGATCCGAAAGAACTAGATATTAAACTAGGTGGAATCATTGAAATCTATGAAAAATTCACAGGTGATGATCCTCGTAAACTACCGATGAAAATCTTCCCTGCTGTTCACTATTCAATGGGTGGACTATGGGTTGATTATAAGCAAATGACAAGTATTCCAGGATTATTTGCAGCAGGTGAGTGTGATTACTCTATGCACGGTGGTAACCGACTAGGTGCTAACTCATTATTATCAGCAATTTACGGTGGTATGGTAGCAGGACCAAATGCAATCGAGTATATGAAAGGTCTTGCAAAATCATCTGATGCTGTTTCTTCTGCTCTATATGAACAAAATGAATTAATCGAAACAGAGAAATTTAACAATATTTTATCGTTAAATGGTAATGAAAATGCATATGTTCTGCATAAAGAGCTTGGAGAATGGATGACAGATAACGTAACAGTGGTTCGTGAAAACAAAAAATTATTAGAAACAGATGATAAAATTCAAGAGTTAATTCAACGTTATAAACGAATTAACATTAACGATACAGCGAAATGGAGTAACCAAGGTGCTTCCTTTACACGACAACTTGAGAATATGCTGCAGTTAGCACGTGTCATTACAATTGGTGCATACAACCGTAATGAAAGCCGCGGTGCACATTATAAGCCAGAGTTCCCAAATCGTGATGATGACAACTTCTTAAAAACAACAATGGCGAAATTTGAGGGAGCAGAACATGCACCAGCATTCCATTATGAAGACGTTGATATTTCATTAATCAAACCACGTAAGCGCGATTATTCATCAAAACATGATGTAGCTGCTAAGGGTGAAGAGAAGGGGGATAAGCAACATGTCTGA
- a CDS encoding succinate dehydrogenase cytochrome b558 subunit, which yields MKGREYTFRKWHSLMGVIPVGVFMMQHLVVNNFATRGAEAFNKAAHFMELLPFRYALEIFVIFLPLLYHAIYGLYIAFTAKNNAKSYSYFRNWMFVLQRFTGVFTLIFLAWHVWQTRIQAALGTQVNYDMMADILSNPAMFGFYLVGVVSTIFHFANGLWTFCISWGITVSPRSQRISTYVTLAIFLGLSYVGVSALLAFIDPQLANQ from the coding sequence ATGAAAGGCCGCGAGTATACTTTTCGAAAGTGGCACTCATTAATGGGAGTCATCCCGGTTGGTGTCTTTATGATGCAGCATTTAGTAGTAAACAACTTTGCAACAAGGGGAGCGGAGGCTTTTAACAAAGCTGCTCATTTTATGGAGCTCCTTCCATTCCGGTATGCGCTAGAGATCTTTGTCATCTTTTTACCGCTGCTGTACCATGCTATATATGGTTTATATATTGCGTTTACAGCAAAAAACAATGCGAAATCTTACAGCTACTTCCGTAACTGGATGTTCGTCTTGCAGCGTTTCACAGGTGTGTTCACGCTCATTTTCTTAGCTTGGCACGTCTGGCAAACACGTATTCAAGCCGCATTAGGAACACAGGTAAATTATGATATGATGGCAGATATTTTAAGCAATCCAGCTATGTTCGGCTTCTATTTAGTTGGGGTTGTATCGACAATTTTCCACTTTGCTAATGGCCTATGGACATTCTGCATTAGCTGGGGAATTACAGTATCGCCACGTTCACAACGTATCTCTACTTATGTAACATTAGCTATTTTCTTAGGTTTATCTTATGTAGGTGTGAGTGCATTATTAGCGTTCATCGATCCACAGCTAGCAAATCAGTAA
- a CDS encoding YslB family protein encodes MNKHTIDMTSLQDISLNAFAYELLREELLPDLIGSELDAILYWAGRNLARKYPLDTIEEVIHFFEKAGWGSLSIIEHKRREMHFHLTSPLITERQKQKRHSSYQLETGFVAEQIQKQRNVVAESYEEQKKRSDSITFLVKWDVKDPVEV; translated from the coding sequence GTGAACAAACATACAATCGACATGACATCTTTACAAGACATTTCATTGAACGCCTTCGCATATGAATTGTTGCGTGAAGAATTACTACCAGACTTAATCGGTAGCGAATTGGATGCCATTTTATACTGGGCCGGTAGAAACCTAGCACGAAAATATCCACTAGATACAATTGAAGAAGTCATTCACTTTTTTGAAAAGGCTGGCTGGGGCAGTTTAAGCATCATAGAGCATAAGCGCCGTGAAATGCACTTTCACCTAACAAGCCCGCTCATTACAGAGCGACAAAAACAAAAGAGACATTCTTCTTACCAGTTAGAAACTGGCTTTGTTGCAGAGCAAATTCAAAAACAACGAAACGTCGTTGCAGAATCATACGAAGAACAAAAGAAACGTTCGGATTCTATTACATTTCTTGTGAAATGGGACGTGAAAGATCCTGTCGAAGTATAG